The genomic segment TGGCGGCCGATATGCGGCGCTGGAGCGAGGTGATCGCCCAGGCCGGGATCGCCAGGCAATGAGCGCTGCCGCTGCGGCGGGAGATGGCGGCCACGCCGTCGATTCCCCGGCTGATCTGCAAGGCGCCAGCACCGGCCCCGTATGCCGGTGCAGGCAAATTCCAGGGGCGGCATCGATGCGCCGACGGGCAAGGCCCCATTTCCACATCCATCACCGGTACAGCGTTTGCAGCGTGCTGCGTATCAGTTGCGCCATGGCCTGCTGCGTGAGTGTGGCCGGGCGCTGCGAACTGACGGCCATGAACAGCTTGCTGCGCAGGCGGGTCTGGCTGGCGCCGTCGATCGGCCGGGCGTCGAACGCATCGGGCTTGCCGCAGGTGCTGACCGCGTTCATCGGCAGCACGGCGCAGCCGGCGCCATCGGCCACTAGGTCGAGGATGGCGGCCACGCCGTCGATTTCCAGGCTGATCTGCGGGCGCTGGCCCCGGGCGGCCAGTTCCGACTCGACCAGCATGCGGAGGGCGTTCGGGCGCGTGGGGATGACCAGCGGGAAGCGGGACAGTTCATCGAGCGGCAACGGCGCCTGGGCCAGGGCCTCGGCATCGGGCTGCCCGGGGCTGCGGCGCTGCACCAGGAACAGGTCTTCTTCCAGCAGCGCCGTGGTTTCCATGCCGGGCCCGGACGCGGTGTTGTACAGCAGCGCGATGTCGAGCAGGCCCGTGGTCAGCAATTCCTGCATGGCCACCGACAAGCCCTCGCTGATGGCCAGCGCCGCATCGGGCAGTTGCGCGCGAAAGGCGCGGGTCAGCGGCACCGTCAGCACCTTGGCGATGCTCGGCGGCAGGCCGATGGCCACGCGCCCGGCCAGCGCGCCGCGCACGCGACCGAGCTCCTCGCGGGCGCGCGCCACCTGGTGCAAGATGCTGCGGCCATGCTTGAGCAGCAACTGGCCGGCCTCGGTGGGGGTGGCGCCCCGACCGTTGCGCAGCAGCAGGCTCTGGCGCAGTTCCACCTCCAGCAGGCGCACCTGGCGGCTCAGCGCGGGTTGGGCAATGCCCAGCACCACCGAGGCCCGGGTAAAACTGCCCAACTCGGCCACGCGCACAAAGTATTCGATCTGTCTGAGGTCCATGAAACATGCCTATGTGGTTGACCGGCGTCGTTCGCAATGGCGGCAACAGCGTCGGCCGGACGATCGCACCCTCAGATCGGCTGGTGTGCCGTCCGGCAAATCGCTGCACGCAATGAAATCGATGCGATTCGTGTCAGGGCGCCATTGTCATGCGCAGCCATTGGCGGGGCGGCACGCCAGGGCCTGTCGACATTTGCCTGAGTCCGCAAGCCCGAACGCGAGGACGGCAAATTGCGCAGCATCATGGCCCGAAGCGGATCGTTTTCGACGGATTCAGGGATGACGATGCCCCAATCGATAGGGTGGCATGACCCCCATGTCGATTGGATGCGCAATTGCGCATCCAATGGCCAGCGT from the Verminephrobacter eiseniae EF01-2 genome contains:
- a CDS encoding LysR substrate-binding domain-containing protein, with product MDLRQIEYFVRVAELGSFTRASVVLGIAQPALSRQVRLLEVELRQSLLLRNGRGATPTEAGQLLLKHGRSILHQVARAREELGRVRGALAGRVAIGLPPSIAKVLTVPLTRAFRAQLPDAALAISEGLSVAMQELLTTGLLDIALLYNTASGPGMETTALLEEDLFLVQRRSPGQPDAEALAQAPLPLDELSRFPLVIPTRPNALRMLVESELAARGQRPQISLEIDGVAAILDLVADGAGCAVLPMNAVSTCGKPDAFDARPIDGASQTRLRSKLFMAVSSQRPATLTQQAMAQLIRSTLQTLYR